A segment of the Candidatus Acetothermia bacterium genome:
CCCTCGCGCAGGGAAAGCTGGAGCGCCACCGCCGCTTCTTCCTGGAGGGCGTTCACGAGGAGGGGGTCGGTCTCGGTGATGAGGTGCACGTCCTCCATTCCCCCGACCTGCTCCTGGACCTGAGCAAAGATGCGGGGTCCCTCGGGGTCATCGGTGGCCATGTTCCCCACCATCACCAGCCGGCAATCCACTGCCTCCTTCACCCGCTGGAACACCTGGAGCACCCCGAGCGGGTCCTTCCACTTGTCGAACCGCGACACCTGGAGGAGGATGGGCTTGTCGCGGGGGATCTCGTATTGGTCGAGCTTCCGCCCCACCTCGGCCGCGGAGAGTTCCCGGTTGATCTCGGATAAGGGGTCGATGGCCGGGGGAATGACGTGGGTCTCCACCGGGAGGTCCAGCTTGCGGAACGCCTCCGACGAGGCCACCACCGCATCGTAGCGGAGGATGAACGGCTTGAGCGTCTCCCACACCGGCTCATGAGGGGTGGAGAGGTCGATGTGGCACCGCCACACCCACGGGTTCCCCTTCTGCAGATAACGGATCATTGGGAGGGGTTGAGGATCGTGGACGATGATCACGTCGTAGCCAGCGGCGACTGGACTGTACCGGGCGAACGCCTCGTTCACGCGCAGGTAGTTCGCTATGTCCTGCTCGTTCAGGGAGACGGGCTCCCCCTGGAGGGCGTTGTGGAGCTTCTTCGTGACCTGAAACAGGGAGGGGTCGCCGTAGAGAAGGCTCCAGTCGGCGTTGATGCCCACGTCGTTCATCAACGGGACCAGGGAATGGAGCATCCCCGCCACCCCGCCGCCGTGGAAGGTGGCGTTCACCTCGAGCACCCGTAGCCCGTACAGGGGCCGGGCCGCCTTGAACACGGCCGCTACCATCCCTTCACCCACGTGCTTCGTGTACCGCTCGATGCCCAGCAATTCCATGTGTTGGGGCTAGGGCAGAGCCCCGTTG
Coding sequences within it:
- a CDS encoding glycosyltransferase, whose product is MELLGIERYTKHVGEGMVAAVFKAARPLYGLRVLEVNATFHGGGVAGMLHSLVPLMNDVGINADWSLLYGDPSLFQVTKKLHNALQGEPVSLNEQDIANYLRVNEAFARYSPVAAGYDVIIVHDPQPLPMIRYLQKGNPWVWRCHIDLSTPHEPVWETLKPFILRYDAVVASSEAFRKLDLPVETHVIPPAIDPLSEINRELSAAEVGRKLDQYEIPRDKPILLQVSRFDKWKDPLGVLQVFQRVKEAVDCRLVMVGNMATDDPEGPRIFAQVQEQVGGMEDVHLITETDPLLVNALQEEAAVALQLSLREGFGLTVSEALWKRTPVVATNVGGIPLQVIHGQTGYLVEPGDYDGAAAQVVKLLQDPELRHKLGSQGQAHVREHFLMPRLLLDWLRLLAELV